One genomic window of Ziziphus jujuba cultivar Dongzao chromosome 4, ASM3175591v1 includes the following:
- the LOC107416892 gene encoding malonyl-CoA:anthocyanidin 5-O-glucoside-6''-O-malonyltransferase-like — MANLNSSIKIVEVTTVTPPQDSKTPNSLPLTFFDLVWLRSPPTKRLYLYELPTVSTATFFDSVLPKLKHSLSLTLRHFLPLAGNISWPETSPKPLIDYVGGSDDGVSFTVAESDADFYDLSAADINESTASHLLVPDLAVSKEKAAVTALQITVFPNRGFSIGITTHHAVLDGKSSTSFIKAWSHICKIGDQYSTASLPELNLLYDRSVIKDPKGLEAIYVNNCLQSGGPNNKSLLPDHKPRIPSDTVRVTFQLSRVKIEKLREFVKVEMAKRKDQNPHHVSTFSLTVAYTCTCLAKSEGLSSEIELVLISFGVDCRSRLEPPVLGYFGNCMTLKVAFAEAKGVMGKEGFLVAVNAISEAIKSLETDGIFHGAENRVAGKHSLPPFKLYNFSGSPRFEVYNSDFGWGRPTKVDMPCFDTNSAISLSDSKNGDGGVQIGLPLNKHIVEAFASQFAKGLEDLPF; from the coding sequence ATGGCCAACCTAAACTCCTCCATCAAAATAGTTGAGGTCACCACTGTGACTCCTCCACAAGACTCTAAAACACCCAACTCTTTACCTCTTACGTTTTTCGACTTGGTTTGGTTACGATCTCCACCAACCAAACGTCTTTACTTGTACGAACTTCCAACAGTCTCCACAGCTACTTTCTTCGATTCCGTActtccaaaactaaaacactcctTATCGCTCACACTCCGCCACTTCCTACCTCTGGCCGGAAACATAAGCTGGCCCGAAACTTCTCCTAAACCGCTCATCGACTACGTCGGCGGCAGCGACGATGGTGTTTCGTTCACCGTGGCCGAGTCCGACGCCGATTTCTATGATCTATCTGCTGCTGACATCAATGAATCCACCGCATCTCATCTTCTCGTTCCCGATTTGGCAGTTTCGAAGGAAAAAGCAGCAGTGACAGCATTGCAAATAACTGTGTTTCCAAACCGTGGGTTTTCCATTGGAATAACCACCCACCATGCTGTCCTGGATGGTAAATCCTCAACTTCATTCATCAAAGCATGGTCCCACATATGCAAAATCGGAGATCAGTACTCAACGGCGTCGTTGCCGGAGCTTAATCTATTGTACGACAGATCCGTGATAAAAGATCCGAAGGGTCTCGAAGCAATCTACGTGAATAACTGTCTACAATCTGGAGGACCCAACAACAAAAGCTTGCTACCGGATCATAAACCCAGAATCCCATCGGATACGGTTCGGGTCACTTTCCAATTGAGCCgtgtaaaaatagaaaaactgaGAGAGTTTGTGAAAGTGGAAATGGCAAAGAGGAAGGACCAAAATCCACATCATGTGTCGACGTTTTCGCTGACGGTTGCTTACACGTGCACTTGCTTGGCCAAATCTGAAGGGTTAAGCTCCGAGATCGAGCTGGTACTGATTTCCTTCGGTGTGGATTGTAGATCTAGGTTGGAACCTCCGGTGCTTGGGTATTTTGGTAATTGTATGACTCTGAAAGTTGCATTTGCAGAGGCAAAAGGTGTAATGGGAAAGGAAGGGTTTCTTGTAGCTGTGAACGCCATAAGCGAAGCTATAAAAAGCTTGGAAACCGATGGGATTTTTCATGGAGCAGAGAATAGGGTTGCAGGGAAGCACAGTTTGCCTCcgtttaaattgtataatttttcaGGGTCTCCTCGGTTTGAGGTTTATAATAGTGATTTTGGATGGGGAAGACCCACAAAGGTGGATATGCCTTGCTTTGATACAAACAGTGCGATTTCTCTTTCGGATAGTAAAAATGGTGATGGTGGGGTTCAGATTGGTTTGCCTCTGAATAAACATATTGTGGAAGCTTTTGCATCTCAGTTTGCTAAAGGTCTTGAAGACCTACCATTTtag
- the LOC107416900 gene encoding phenolic glucoside malonyltransferase 1-like, with the protein MTRRSSLKIVEQTIVAPPPDSPTDPAIPKSLPLTFFDLVFLRSPPTLGFYFYEASIASTTFCDSILPKLKLSLSLTLTLFSPLAGNLIWPENSDTPLINYVEGDGVSFTVALSDSDSDFHRLSGMDFVEARENRSLVPQLTASAGKAAAMALQVTLFPNQGFCIGLAMNHAVADGKIFTTFMKSWAQRFKLGDDQTSLSLSDEKPLYERSIIKDPKGLASIYARHWLDFGGTNNKSLVMNPEPQVPSDTVRGIFELSRAKIEKLREFVKLEVAKKNEEPFYVSTFSLAAAYSCTCLAKTEGISSKSELVLMSFPVDCRSRMEPPIPSYFGNCVTGKTAFANAKEIMGNGGFLVALKTIGEAIKSLDCDGITYGAENRLSGKHNFPPFKLYTFAGSLRFDVYSTDFGWGRPRKVDFPSLATTGAISLQDTRNGDGGVQIGLLLDKHLVETFASIFAKGLEE; encoded by the coding sequence ATGACAAGACGAAGTTCACTGAAAATAGTTGAGCAGACTATAGTAGCTCCTCCACCAGACTCCCCCACCGACCCTGCCATTCCAAAATCTTTACCTCTTACCTTCTTTGACTTGGTGTTCTTGAGGTCTCCACCAACTCTCGGCTTTTACTTCTATGAAGCTTCAATCGCTTCTACTACTTTCTGTGATTCCATACTTCCAAAACTAAAACTCTCCTTATCTCTAACCTTAACCCTCTTCTCTCCTCTCGccggaaacctaatttggccaGAAAACTCCGACACACCCCTCATCAATTACGTCGAAGGCGACGGTGTTTCATTTACAGTGGCCTTGAGCGACAGCGACAGCGATTTCCATCGCCTCTCCGGGATGGACTTTGTCGAAGCCCGGGAAAATCGTTCTCTCGTTCCCCAGTTGACTGCTTCAGCAGGAAAAGCAGCAGCGATGGCACTGCAAGTAACTCTTTTTCCAAATCAAGGGTTTTGTATTGGATTAGCCATGAACCATGCAGTAGCCGATGGGAAAATCTTTACCACTTTCATGAAATCATGGGCTCAGAGATTCAAACTTGGAGACGATCAGACTTCCTTGTCATTATCCGACGAAAAACCATTGTATGAAAGATCCATTATCAAGGATCCGAAAGGGCTTGCATCAATCTACGCGCGGCATTGGTTAGATTTTGGCGGTACCAACAATAAAAGCTTAGTAATGAATCCTGAACCTCAAGTTCCATCGGATACAGTTCGTGGCATTTTCGAACTGAGTCGTGCAAAGATAGAAAAACTAAGAGAGTTTGTAAAGCTAGAGGTGGCAAAAAAGAATGAAGAGCCATTTTATGTGTCGACGTTTTCATTAGCAGCGGCATACAGTTGCACTTGCTTAGCCAAAACTGAAGGAATAAGCTCAAAATCGGAGCTGGTGCTCATGTCCTTCCCTGTGGATTGCAGATCTCGCATGGAACCaccaataccttcatattttgGTAATTGTGTTACGGGGAAGACCGCGTTTGCGAACGCTAAAGAAATAATGGGAAATGGAGGGTTCCTCGTGGCTTTGAAAACCATAGGTGAAGCTATAAAAAGCTTGGACTGTGATGGAATAACTTATGGAGCAGAAAACCGTCTTTCAGGTAAACACAATTTCCCACCTTTTAAGTTGTATACGTTTGCAGGATCGCTTCGGTTCGATGTTTATAGCACTGATTTTGGATGGGGAAGACCCAGAAAAGTTGATTTCCCTTCTTTAGCTACGACTGGAGCTATATCTCTTCAAGATACTAGGAATGGTGATGGCGGTGTCCAAATTGGTTTGCTTCTCGATAAACATCTCGTGGAAACTTTTGCTTCTATTTTCGCTAAAGGCCTTGAAGAATGA
- the LOC107416879 gene encoding phenolic glucoside malonyltransferase 1-like, with translation MAQSNSIKIVEVCKVSPPTHSPAGPAIPQALPLTFFDLLWLRSPPVQRLFFYQFPVSTATFSDSILPKLKQSLSLTLLHFIPLAGNLIWPQSSHIPLIDYVDGDGVPFTVAESDADFSRLSTAKFCEPTAYHPFIPQLAVSVERAEAMALQVTLFPNHGFSIGIATHHAVVDGKCSTTFMKTWAQICKFGSDQSELKLLYDRSVIKDPKGLEAIYTGQLLEFGGPNNRSLMTNWKPEVPSDSVRGLLELSRSKIEKLREYAKIEMAKKNEPPLHTSTFSITLAYICACLAKSEGISDELQLLVVSFNVDCRTRLEPPIPAYFGNCLTVNAALAGPKGILGKEGFLVALKAIDEAIKKLDDGGILEGAENWVSGKHSLPPFKIYNLAGSPRFGVYGSDFGWGRPIKVDMTSVDSSGAICLSDAKNGDVGVQITLVLKKQLMEIFASQFAKGLEDLPF, from the coding sequence ATGGCACAATCAAACTCCATCAAAATAGTGGAGGTTTGCAAAGTGTCTCCTCCAACTCACTCTCCTGCTGGCCCTGCCATTCCCCAAGCTTTACCTCTTACTTTCTTTGACTTGTTGTGGTTAAGGTCTCCACCTGTTCAACGTCTTTTTTTCTATCAATTTCCGGTTTCAACCGCAACCTTCTCTGATTCCATCCTTCCAAAGCTAAAGCAATCCTTATCTCTAACACTCCTCCACTTCATTCCTCTTGCTGGTAACCTTATTTGGCCTCAAAGCTCCCACATACCCCTCATCGATTACGTTGATGGCGACGGTGTTCCTTTCACCGTCGCCGAGTCCGATGCAGATTTCAGTCGCCTTTCAACTGCTAAGTTTTGCGAACCCACTGCTTATCATCCTTTCATACCCCAATTGGCTGTTTCCGTGGAACGAGCAGAGGCAATGGCTTTGCAAGTGACTCTGTTTCCCAACCATGGTTTTTCCATTGGAATAGCAACGCACCACGCCGTTGTCGATGGCAAATGCTCTACCACTTTCATGAAAACATGGGCCCAGATTTGCAAATTTGGAAGTGATCAATCGGAGCTAAAATTATTGTATGATAGATCCGTTATAAAGGATCCGAAAGGTCTTGAAGCAATCTATACAGGGCAATTGTTGGAATTTGGGGGACCCAATAATAGAAGTTTAATGACGAATTGGAAACCTGAAGTTCCATCGGATTCAGTTCGGGGACTTTTGGAACTGAGTCGCTCAAAAATAGAGAAACTAAGAGAGTATGCGAAAATAGAAATGGCGAAGAAAAATGAGCCTCCACTTCACACATCGACTTTTTCAATAACACTTGCTTATATTTGCGCTTGCTTAGCCAAATCAGAAGGAATAAGCGACGAATTGCAGCTGCTAGTTGTATCCTTCAATGTGGACTGTAGAACTCGGTTGGAGCCTCCTATACCTGCCTATTTTGGTAATTGCTTAACAGTGAATGCTGCATTAGCAGGCCCTAAAGGGATATTGGGGAAGGAAGGATTTCTTGTGGCTTTGAAAGCCATTGAtgaagcaataaaaaaattggatgatggTGGAATTCTTGAAGGAGCGGAAAATTGGGTTTCTGGGAAGCATAGTTTGCCACCgtttaaaatatataacctTGCTGGGTCGCCTCGGTTTGGGGTTTATGGTAGCGATTTTGGTTGGGGAAGACCAATCAAAGTGGATATGACTTCTGTAGATTCCAGTGGAGCCATTTGTCTTTCGGATGCTAAAAATGGTGATGTTGGAGTTCAGATTACGTTGGTTTTGAAGAAACAGCTTATGGAAATTTTTGCTTCTCAATTTGCTAAAGGTCTTGAAGACCTAccattttag